In a single window of the Phocoena sinus isolate mPhoSin1 chromosome 7, mPhoSin1.pri, whole genome shotgun sequence genome:
- the CDCA7 gene encoding cell division cycle-associated protein 7 isoform X3, translating into METSSSSDDSCDSFASDNFANTKPKFRSDISEELANVFYEDSDNESFCGFSESEVQDVLDHCGFLQKPRPDVTNELASIFHADSDDESFCGFSESEIQDGMRLQADHAGCRTRSQCRSSGPLRVAMKFPTRNTRGAANERAVPSEPSENSVTDCNSDSEDESGMNFLEKRALNIQQNKAMLAKLMSELESFPGSFPGRRSLPGSSSRPKTPRRRTFPGVSCRRNPERRARPLTRSRSRVLGSHSAPPTEDEEEDEEEEDKYMLVRKRKPVAGYMNEDDMPRSRRPGSMALPHIIRPVDEITEEELDNICSNSREKIYNRSLGTTCHQCRQKTMDTKTNCRNPECWGVRGQFCGPCLRNRYGEEVRDALLDPSWHCPPCRGICNCSFCRQRDGRCATGVLVYLAKYHGFGNVHAYLKSLKQEFEMQA; encoded by the exons ATGGAAACCTCGTCATCCTCTGATGACAGttgtgacagctttgcttctgaTAATTTTGCAAACACA aaaccTAAATTCAGGTCAGATATCAGTGAAGAACTGGCAAATGTTTTTTATGAGGACTCTGATAATGAATCTTTCTGCGGCTTTTCAGAAAGTGAGGTGCAAGATGTGTTAGACCATTGTGGATTTTTACAGAAACCAAGGCCAGATGTCACTAACGAACTGGCCAGTATTTTTCATGCCGACTCTGATGATGAATCGTTTTGCGGTTTCTCAGAGAGTGAGATACAAGATGGAATG AGGCTGCAGGCAGACCACGCCGGCTGTCGGACCCGCAGTCAGTGCAGAAGTTCCGGACCTCTCCGGGTAGCCATGAAGTTTCCAACTCGAAACACCAGGGGAGCCGCCAACGAGAGAGCAGTGCCCTCCGAACCCTCAGAGAATTCTGTGACCGATTGCAATTCTGATTCAGAAGATGAAAGTGGCATGAATTTTTTGGAGAAAAGGGCTTTAAATATACAGCAAAACAAAGCAATG CTTGCAAAACTAATGTCAGAATTAGAAAGCTTTCCTGGCTCCTTCCCTGGAAGGCGTTCCCTGCCTGGCTCCAGTTCA CGTCCAAAGACACCCCGAAGGCGCACATTCCCAGGTGTCTCCTGCAGGAGAAACCCTGAGCGGAGAGCTCGTCCTCTCACCAGGTCGAGGTCTCGGGTCCTTGGGTCACACAGTGCCCCGCCCACGGAGGAtgaggaggaggacgaggaggaagAGGATAAGTACATGTTGGTGAGAAAGAGGAAGCCCGTGGCTGGCTACATGAAC GAAGATGACATGCCCCGAAGTCGTCGCCCCGGATCCATGGCCCTTCCCCATATAATTCGCCCAGTGGACGAAATCACGGAGGAAGAATTGGACAACATCTGCAGCAACTCTCGAGAGAAGATCTATAACCGTTCGTTG GGAACGACTTGTCATCAGTGCCGCCAGAAAACTATGGATACCAAGACAAACTGCAGAAACCCAGAGTGCTGGGGCGTTCGAGGCCAGTTCTGCGGGCCCTGCCTTCGAAACCGTTACGGTGAAGAAGTCAGGGATGCCCTGCTAGACCCA AGCTGGCACTGCCCACCATGTCGCGGGATCTGCAACTGCAGCTTCTGTCGGCAGAGAGACGGGCGGTGTGCAACTGGGGTGCTCGTGTACTTAGCCAAGTACCACGGCTTCGGGAACGTGCATGCTTACTTGAAAAG
- the CDCA7 gene encoding cell division cycle-associated protein 7 isoform X4: MDARRVPVRLDGRRRGMGAQKDRRAKKNFKKFRYVKLISMETSSSSDDSCDSFASDNFANTRLQADHAGCRTRSQCRSSGPLRVAMKFPTRNTRGAANERAVPSEPSENSVTDCNSDSEDESGMNFLEKRALNIQQNKAMLAKLMSELESFPGSFPGRRSLPGSSSRPKTPRRRTFPGVSCRRNPERRARPLTRSRSRVLGSHSAPPTEDEEEDEEEEDKYMLVRKRKPVAGYMNEDDMPRSRRPGSMALPHIIRPVDEITEEELDNICSNSREKIYNRSLGTTCHQCRQKTMDTKTNCRNPECWGVRGQFCGPCLRNRYGEEVRDALLDPSWHCPPCRGICNCSFCRQRDGRCATGVLVYLAKYHGFGNVHAYLKSLKQEFEMQA, encoded by the exons ATGGACGCTCGCCGCGTGCCGGTGAGGCTGGACGGGCGAAGGCGCGGGATGGGCGCG CAAAAGGATCGCAGAGCAAAGAAGAACTTCAAGAAATTCAGATATGTGAAGTTGATTTCCATGGAAACCTCGTCATCCTCTGATGACAGttgtgacagctttgcttctgaTAATTTTGCAAACACA AGGCTGCAGGCAGACCACGCCGGCTGTCGGACCCGCAGTCAGTGCAGAAGTTCCGGACCTCTCCGGGTAGCCATGAAGTTTCCAACTCGAAACACCAGGGGAGCCGCCAACGAGAGAGCAGTGCCCTCCGAACCCTCAGAGAATTCTGTGACCGATTGCAATTCTGATTCAGAAGATGAAAGTGGCATGAATTTTTTGGAGAAAAGGGCTTTAAATATACAGCAAAACAAAGCAATG CTTGCAAAACTAATGTCAGAATTAGAAAGCTTTCCTGGCTCCTTCCCTGGAAGGCGTTCCCTGCCTGGCTCCAGTTCA CGTCCAAAGACACCCCGAAGGCGCACATTCCCAGGTGTCTCCTGCAGGAGAAACCCTGAGCGGAGAGCTCGTCCTCTCACCAGGTCGAGGTCTCGGGTCCTTGGGTCACACAGTGCCCCGCCCACGGAGGAtgaggaggaggacgaggaggaagAGGATAAGTACATGTTGGTGAGAAAGAGGAAGCCCGTGGCTGGCTACATGAAC GAAGATGACATGCCCCGAAGTCGTCGCCCCGGATCCATGGCCCTTCCCCATATAATTCGCCCAGTGGACGAAATCACGGAGGAAGAATTGGACAACATCTGCAGCAACTCTCGAGAGAAGATCTATAACCGTTCGTTG GGAACGACTTGTCATCAGTGCCGCCAGAAAACTATGGATACCAAGACAAACTGCAGAAACCCAGAGTGCTGGGGCGTTCGAGGCCAGTTCTGCGGGCCCTGCCTTCGAAACCGTTACGGTGAAGAAGTCAGGGATGCCCTGCTAGACCCA AGCTGGCACTGCCCACCATGTCGCGGGATCTGCAACTGCAGCTTCTGTCGGCAGAGAGACGGGCGGTGTGCAACTGGGGTGCTCGTGTACTTAGCCAAGTACCACGGCTTCGGGAACGTGCATGCTTACTTGAAAAG
- the CDCA7 gene encoding cell division cycle-associated protein 7 isoform X5 has protein sequence MDARRVPQKDRRAKKNFKKFRYVKLISMETSSSSDDSCDSFASDNFANTRLQADHAGCRTRSQCRSSGPLRVAMKFPTRNTRGAANERAVPSEPSENSVTDCNSDSEDESGMNFLEKRALNIQQNKAMLAKLMSELESFPGSFPGRRSLPGSSSRPKTPRRRTFPGVSCRRNPERRARPLTRSRSRVLGSHSAPPTEDEEEDEEEEDKYMLVRKRKPVAGYMNEDDMPRSRRPGSMALPHIIRPVDEITEEELDNICSNSREKIYNRSLGTTCHQCRQKTMDTKTNCRNPECWGVRGQFCGPCLRNRYGEEVRDALLDPSWHCPPCRGICNCSFCRQRDGRCATGVLVYLAKYHGFGNVHAYLKSLKQEFEMQA, from the exons ATGGACGCTCGCCGCGTGCCG CAAAAGGATCGCAGAGCAAAGAAGAACTTCAAGAAATTCAGATATGTGAAGTTGATTTCCATGGAAACCTCGTCATCCTCTGATGACAGttgtgacagctttgcttctgaTAATTTTGCAAACACA AGGCTGCAGGCAGACCACGCCGGCTGTCGGACCCGCAGTCAGTGCAGAAGTTCCGGACCTCTCCGGGTAGCCATGAAGTTTCCAACTCGAAACACCAGGGGAGCCGCCAACGAGAGAGCAGTGCCCTCCGAACCCTCAGAGAATTCTGTGACCGATTGCAATTCTGATTCAGAAGATGAAAGTGGCATGAATTTTTTGGAGAAAAGGGCTTTAAATATACAGCAAAACAAAGCAATG CTTGCAAAACTAATGTCAGAATTAGAAAGCTTTCCTGGCTCCTTCCCTGGAAGGCGTTCCCTGCCTGGCTCCAGTTCA CGTCCAAAGACACCCCGAAGGCGCACATTCCCAGGTGTCTCCTGCAGGAGAAACCCTGAGCGGAGAGCTCGTCCTCTCACCAGGTCGAGGTCTCGGGTCCTTGGGTCACACAGTGCCCCGCCCACGGAGGAtgaggaggaggacgaggaggaagAGGATAAGTACATGTTGGTGAGAAAGAGGAAGCCCGTGGCTGGCTACATGAAC GAAGATGACATGCCCCGAAGTCGTCGCCCCGGATCCATGGCCCTTCCCCATATAATTCGCCCAGTGGACGAAATCACGGAGGAAGAATTGGACAACATCTGCAGCAACTCTCGAGAGAAGATCTATAACCGTTCGTTG GGAACGACTTGTCATCAGTGCCGCCAGAAAACTATGGATACCAAGACAAACTGCAGAAACCCAGAGTGCTGGGGCGTTCGAGGCCAGTTCTGCGGGCCCTGCCTTCGAAACCGTTACGGTGAAGAAGTCAGGGATGCCCTGCTAGACCCA AGCTGGCACTGCCCACCATGTCGCGGGATCTGCAACTGCAGCTTCTGTCGGCAGAGAGACGGGCGGTGTGCAACTGGGGTGCTCGTGTACTTAGCCAAGTACCACGGCTTCGGGAACGTGCATGCTTACTTGAAAAG
- the CDCA7 gene encoding cell division cycle-associated protein 7 isoform X2 has product MDARRVPQKDRRAKKNFKKFRYVKLISMETSSSSDDSCDSFASDNFANTKPKFRSDISEELANVFYEDSDNESFCGFSESEVQDVLDHCGFLQKPRPDVTNELASIFHADSDDESFCGFSESEIQDGMRLQADHAGCRTRSQCRSSGPLRVAMKFPTRNTRGAANERAVPSEPSENSVTDCNSDSEDESGMNFLEKRALNIQQNKAMLAKLMSELESFPGSFPGRRSLPGSSSRPKTPRRRTFPGVSCRRNPERRARPLTRSRSRVLGSHSAPPTEDEEEDEEEEDKYMLVRKRKPVAGYMNEDDMPRSRRPGSMALPHIIRPVDEITEEELDNICSNSREKIYNRSLGTTCHQCRQKTMDTKTNCRNPECWGVRGQFCGPCLRNRYGEEVRDALLDPSWHCPPCRGICNCSFCRQRDGRCATGVLVYLAKYHGFGNVHAYLKSLKQEFEMQA; this is encoded by the exons ATGGACGCTCGCCGCGTGCCG CAAAAGGATCGCAGAGCAAAGAAGAACTTCAAGAAATTCAGATATGTGAAGTTGATTTCCATGGAAACCTCGTCATCCTCTGATGACAGttgtgacagctttgcttctgaTAATTTTGCAAACACA aaaccTAAATTCAGGTCAGATATCAGTGAAGAACTGGCAAATGTTTTTTATGAGGACTCTGATAATGAATCTTTCTGCGGCTTTTCAGAAAGTGAGGTGCAAGATGTGTTAGACCATTGTGGATTTTTACAGAAACCAAGGCCAGATGTCACTAACGAACTGGCCAGTATTTTTCATGCCGACTCTGATGATGAATCGTTTTGCGGTTTCTCAGAGAGTGAGATACAAGATGGAATG AGGCTGCAGGCAGACCACGCCGGCTGTCGGACCCGCAGTCAGTGCAGAAGTTCCGGACCTCTCCGGGTAGCCATGAAGTTTCCAACTCGAAACACCAGGGGAGCCGCCAACGAGAGAGCAGTGCCCTCCGAACCCTCAGAGAATTCTGTGACCGATTGCAATTCTGATTCAGAAGATGAAAGTGGCATGAATTTTTTGGAGAAAAGGGCTTTAAATATACAGCAAAACAAAGCAATG CTTGCAAAACTAATGTCAGAATTAGAAAGCTTTCCTGGCTCCTTCCCTGGAAGGCGTTCCCTGCCTGGCTCCAGTTCA CGTCCAAAGACACCCCGAAGGCGCACATTCCCAGGTGTCTCCTGCAGGAGAAACCCTGAGCGGAGAGCTCGTCCTCTCACCAGGTCGAGGTCTCGGGTCCTTGGGTCACACAGTGCCCCGCCCACGGAGGAtgaggaggaggacgaggaggaagAGGATAAGTACATGTTGGTGAGAAAGAGGAAGCCCGTGGCTGGCTACATGAAC GAAGATGACATGCCCCGAAGTCGTCGCCCCGGATCCATGGCCCTTCCCCATATAATTCGCCCAGTGGACGAAATCACGGAGGAAGAATTGGACAACATCTGCAGCAACTCTCGAGAGAAGATCTATAACCGTTCGTTG GGAACGACTTGTCATCAGTGCCGCCAGAAAACTATGGATACCAAGACAAACTGCAGAAACCCAGAGTGCTGGGGCGTTCGAGGCCAGTTCTGCGGGCCCTGCCTTCGAAACCGTTACGGTGAAGAAGTCAGGGATGCCCTGCTAGACCCA AGCTGGCACTGCCCACCATGTCGCGGGATCTGCAACTGCAGCTTCTGTCGGCAGAGAGACGGGCGGTGTGCAACTGGGGTGCTCGTGTACTTAGCCAAGTACCACGGCTTCGGGAACGTGCATGCTTACTTGAAAAG
- the CDCA7 gene encoding cell division cycle-associated protein 7 isoform X1 — protein MDARRVPVRLDGRRRGMGAQKDRRAKKNFKKFRYVKLISMETSSSSDDSCDSFASDNFANTKPKFRSDISEELANVFYEDSDNESFCGFSESEVQDVLDHCGFLQKPRPDVTNELASIFHADSDDESFCGFSESEIQDGMRLQADHAGCRTRSQCRSSGPLRVAMKFPTRNTRGAANERAVPSEPSENSVTDCNSDSEDESGMNFLEKRALNIQQNKAMLAKLMSELESFPGSFPGRRSLPGSSSRPKTPRRRTFPGVSCRRNPERRARPLTRSRSRVLGSHSAPPTEDEEEDEEEEDKYMLVRKRKPVAGYMNEDDMPRSRRPGSMALPHIIRPVDEITEEELDNICSNSREKIYNRSLGTTCHQCRQKTMDTKTNCRNPECWGVRGQFCGPCLRNRYGEEVRDALLDPSWHCPPCRGICNCSFCRQRDGRCATGVLVYLAKYHGFGNVHAYLKSLKQEFEMQA, from the exons ATGGACGCTCGCCGCGTGCCGGTGAGGCTGGACGGGCGAAGGCGCGGGATGGGCGCG CAAAAGGATCGCAGAGCAAAGAAGAACTTCAAGAAATTCAGATATGTGAAGTTGATTTCCATGGAAACCTCGTCATCCTCTGATGACAGttgtgacagctttgcttctgaTAATTTTGCAAACACA aaaccTAAATTCAGGTCAGATATCAGTGAAGAACTGGCAAATGTTTTTTATGAGGACTCTGATAATGAATCTTTCTGCGGCTTTTCAGAAAGTGAGGTGCAAGATGTGTTAGACCATTGTGGATTTTTACAGAAACCAAGGCCAGATGTCACTAACGAACTGGCCAGTATTTTTCATGCCGACTCTGATGATGAATCGTTTTGCGGTTTCTCAGAGAGTGAGATACAAGATGGAATG AGGCTGCAGGCAGACCACGCCGGCTGTCGGACCCGCAGTCAGTGCAGAAGTTCCGGACCTCTCCGGGTAGCCATGAAGTTTCCAACTCGAAACACCAGGGGAGCCGCCAACGAGAGAGCAGTGCCCTCCGAACCCTCAGAGAATTCTGTGACCGATTGCAATTCTGATTCAGAAGATGAAAGTGGCATGAATTTTTTGGAGAAAAGGGCTTTAAATATACAGCAAAACAAAGCAATG CTTGCAAAACTAATGTCAGAATTAGAAAGCTTTCCTGGCTCCTTCCCTGGAAGGCGTTCCCTGCCTGGCTCCAGTTCA CGTCCAAAGACACCCCGAAGGCGCACATTCCCAGGTGTCTCCTGCAGGAGAAACCCTGAGCGGAGAGCTCGTCCTCTCACCAGGTCGAGGTCTCGGGTCCTTGGGTCACACAGTGCCCCGCCCACGGAGGAtgaggaggaggacgaggaggaagAGGATAAGTACATGTTGGTGAGAAAGAGGAAGCCCGTGGCTGGCTACATGAAC GAAGATGACATGCCCCGAAGTCGTCGCCCCGGATCCATGGCCCTTCCCCATATAATTCGCCCAGTGGACGAAATCACGGAGGAAGAATTGGACAACATCTGCAGCAACTCTCGAGAGAAGATCTATAACCGTTCGTTG GGAACGACTTGTCATCAGTGCCGCCAGAAAACTATGGATACCAAGACAAACTGCAGAAACCCAGAGTGCTGGGGCGTTCGAGGCCAGTTCTGCGGGCCCTGCCTTCGAAACCGTTACGGTGAAGAAGTCAGGGATGCCCTGCTAGACCCA AGCTGGCACTGCCCACCATGTCGCGGGATCTGCAACTGCAGCTTCTGTCGGCAGAGAGACGGGCGGTGTGCAACTGGGGTGCTCGTGTACTTAGCCAAGTACCACGGCTTCGGGAACGTGCATGCTTACTTGAAAAG